A window of Flavobacterium flavigenum contains these coding sequences:
- a CDS encoding PepSY-associated TM helix domain-containing protein: MTFKNFIKKVHLWLGLSSGLIVFILGITGCLYVFEEELRPIVHDYYYSDEVKGKKLPVSRLIEIAKEANKNNLKQTLSGCKIMSDDKRTVMIWFFEELDENAIWYWNRYQSTYVYLDPYSGSIKKLEEYNFEFFVFVRMLHQTLCLNSKIGDPIVGTATIIFIISLLTGLVLWWPKNKSAAKQRFWFRWKNTTKWKRKNYDLHNILGYYILIFALIIALTGLVWAFECYDKGVQWVFNGGKTIEKESKVIESDTLYYTEKKPVDTIYFSLKQLRPDAKSYFIFMPKAKDSTGTIRAFIRHESRFDDVSIQFDQYTAKKLETITYEDKSNGEKFRFINYDLHVGSILGFPGKVLAFIASLIAASLPVTGFLIWWGRKNKKQKK, translated from the coding sequence ATGACATTTAAAAACTTTATAAAAAAAGTACATTTATGGCTGGGATTGTCATCAGGGTTAATTGTGTTCATATTAGGTATTACGGGTTGTCTATATGTTTTTGAAGAAGAATTACGCCCTATCGTTCATGACTATTATTATTCAGACGAGGTAAAAGGCAAAAAACTGCCTGTTAGCCGGTTAATAGAAATTGCAAAAGAAGCCAACAAAAACAATCTAAAGCAGACACTTTCCGGATGTAAAATAATGAGTGATGATAAACGTACCGTAATGATCTGGTTTTTTGAAGAACTGGATGAAAATGCCATTTGGTACTGGAATCGTTATCAAAGTACTTACGTCTATTTAGATCCTTATTCCGGAAGTATAAAAAAACTTGAAGAATATAACTTTGAGTTTTTTGTTTTTGTCCGGATGCTGCACCAGACATTATGCCTTAACAGCAAAATAGGAGATCCAATTGTAGGAACGGCAACCATTATATTCATTATTTCATTGCTTACAGGATTGGTACTTTGGTGGCCAAAAAATAAAAGTGCAGCCAAACAAAGGTTCTGGTTTAGATGGAAAAACACCACTAAATGGAAACGTAAAAATTACGATTTGCATAATATTCTTGGTTACTACATATTGATTTTTGCTTTAATCATTGCCCTTACCGGATTAGTCTGGGCTTTTGAGTGCTACGACAAAGGAGTGCAATGGGTATTTAATGGCGGTAAAACTATTGAAAAGGAGTCAAAAGTTATCGAATCTGATACTCTTTATTACACCGAAAAAAAACCTGTTGATACGATTTACTTCTCCCTAAAACAATTGAGACCAGATGCGAAAAGCTATTTTATATTTATGCCTAAAGCAAAAGATTCAACAGGAACCATTAGGGCATTTATTAGACATGAGAGCCGCTTCGATGATGTATCTATACAATTTGATCAGTACACAGCGAAAAAACTTGAAACTATAACATATGAAGATAAAAGCAATGGTGAAAAATTCCGATTCATAAATTATGATTTACACGTAGGCAGCATTTTAGGATTTCCCGGTAAAGTATTAGCTTTTATTGCCAGTCTTATAGCAGCAAGTTTACCTGTCACCGGTTTTTTAATCTGGTGGGGACGAAAGAACAAAAAGCAAAAAAAATAA